Proteins encoded within one genomic window of Sphaerotilus montanus:
- a CDS encoding GGDEF domain-containing protein yields the protein MPRQAHALAAAVLADARSDGDLLMQARALHLLGRAEHLDANLNAALSLARQAAHLFHVLDKPQEESMALSHAAHLATLLGRPEEAIESATLAVQLADTLPPGLHTVDAYNYLGVAATWIDADHADRILLKTIELAQRLLPPHAAARPMVNRLVNELYRLELCLQRGQAPVLRSAMWAQLEDFRQLARPPTGTGAPPPDDLCVPVMQSMLGIVSAGFQAHSGQCLKALDTALGIDTRPLPRWLHAFVHWIVARCQLAAEQWTAALTTTQRTLDIACPQGQLHFELMSRCQRMEAFRALGDADGLHAEFHAFRTCQLRQQTEVITNREQMAALHLAWREQTRALEALHTSTRALEQLTLEDPLTGLANRRHLERRLDELLRPHPEHPVTPWCLVMIDIDGFKQINDQYTHVLGDDVLRQMAHLLRGLTRPQDLAVRLAGDEFVLILHDTTEQTGVRLVDRLNGAIDLHPWSAIQPGLAVRASIGLAQAHPDDSSASLLRRSDLRMYADKTDKLARHLAQRSGAATPDR from the coding sequence TTGCCCCGGCAGGCCCACGCGCTGGCTGCTGCGGTGCTGGCGGATGCGAGATCCGACGGCGATCTGCTGATGCAGGCGCGGGCCTTGCACCTGCTGGGGCGCGCAGAACATCTGGATGCCAACCTGAATGCCGCGCTGTCACTGGCGCGGCAGGCGGCCCACCTGTTTCACGTCCTGGACAAGCCACAGGAAGAGTCCATGGCCCTGTCACATGCCGCGCACCTGGCCACCCTGCTCGGACGGCCGGAAGAGGCGATCGAAAGCGCCACGCTCGCTGTGCAGCTGGCCGACACCCTGCCACCCGGCCTGCACACCGTGGACGCCTACAACTACCTGGGCGTGGCCGCCACCTGGATCGATGCGGACCACGCGGACCGCATCCTGTTGAAGACCATCGAACTCGCGCAGCGGCTCCTCCCGCCCCATGCGGCCGCCCGCCCGATGGTGAACCGGCTGGTCAACGAGCTGTACCGGCTGGAGCTGTGCCTGCAGCGCGGGCAGGCGCCGGTGCTTCGATCGGCGATGTGGGCACAGCTGGAGGACTTCCGGCAACTCGCACGACCGCCAACCGGAACCGGTGCGCCGCCGCCCGACGACCTCTGCGTCCCGGTGATGCAGTCCATGCTGGGCATCGTCAGCGCCGGATTCCAGGCCCACAGCGGACAGTGCCTGAAGGCGCTGGACACGGCGCTCGGCATCGACACCCGCCCCCTGCCGCGCTGGCTGCACGCGTTCGTCCACTGGATCGTGGCGCGCTGCCAGCTGGCCGCGGAGCAATGGACCGCCGCCTTGACAACAACGCAGCGCACGCTGGACATCGCGTGCCCACAGGGTCAGCTCCATTTCGAACTCATGTCGCGCTGCCAGCGCATGGAAGCGTTCAGAGCACTGGGGGATGCGGATGGCCTGCACGCCGAATTCCACGCTTTTCGCACCTGCCAGCTGCGCCAGCAGACCGAGGTCATCACCAACCGCGAGCAGATGGCCGCCCTGCACCTGGCCTGGCGCGAGCAGACACGTGCCCTGGAAGCGCTGCACACCAGCACCCGCGCGCTGGAGCAGCTGACGCTGGAAGATCCCCTGACGGGGCTGGCCAACCGCCGCCACCTGGAGCGCCGGCTGGACGAGCTGCTGAGGCCGCATCCGGAGCACCCGGTGACGCCATGGTGCCTGGTGATGATCGACATCGACGGCTTCAAGCAGATCAACGACCAGTACACGCACGTGCTGGGGGACGACGTGCTGCGCCAGATGGCACACCTGCTGCGCGGGCTCACCCGGCCGCAGGATCTGGCCGTGCGGCTGGCGGGCGACGAATTCGTGCTGATCCTGCACGACACGACCGAGCAGACCGGGGTCCGCCTGGTCGATCGCCTGAACGGCGCCATCGACCTGCACCCCTGGTCGGCCATCCAGCCCGGACTGGCCGTGCGCGCCAGCATCGGACTGGCCCAGGCGCATCCCGACGACAGCAGCGCCAGTCTGCTGCGCCGCAGCGATCTGCGCATGTATGCCGACAAGACCGACAAGCTCGCCAGGCACCTCGCCCAGCGGTCCGGCGCGGCCACACCGGACCGTTGA
- a CDS encoding LD-carboxypeptidase: MSDLERDPDSTATAATPTLTIYSPSGVVAKAAAIKLAAKRLGALGFDVQIDDSAAAKFQRFAGDDEVRLAALHRVAEAAPSVAMATRGGYGLTRLLDRIDWQLLADATARGTRWVGYSDQTALQLGLLAHTKAPSWAGPLACDDFGRSNADGGLDEVTPDCFREAMSGELEAVGFRTEAGFDGLDVKGTLWGGNLSVLCSLLGTPHWPKVKGGVLFVEDVNEHPYRVERQLLQLHQAGVLAAQKAIVLGDFGNWKKSPLDRGYNLKAMVAHLRSVCDTPILTGLPFGHVPTKVTLPVGVKIELVVQGRDVLMLWGD; the protein is encoded by the coding sequence ATGAGCGACCTTGAGCGCGATCCCGATTCCACCGCCACCGCCGCCACTCCGACGCTGACGATCTACAGCCCTTCCGGGGTGGTCGCCAAGGCGGCCGCCATCAAGCTGGCCGCCAAGCGGCTGGGTGCACTCGGCTTCGACGTGCAGATCGACGACAGCGCTGCCGCAAAATTCCAGCGTTTCGCTGGCGACGACGAGGTGCGGCTGGCTGCACTGCACCGCGTTGCCGAGGCAGCGCCGTCCGTCGCGATGGCCACGCGCGGCGGCTACGGCCTGACCCGCCTGCTCGACCGCATCGACTGGCAGCTGCTGGCCGATGCCACCGCCCGTGGCACCCGCTGGGTCGGTTACAGCGACCAGACGGCGCTGCAGCTCGGCCTGCTGGCCCACACGAAGGCGCCGAGCTGGGCGGGCCCGCTGGCCTGCGACGACTTTGGTCGCTCGAACGCCGACGGGGGGCTGGACGAGGTCACCCCGGACTGTTTCCGCGAGGCGATGTCGGGCGAGCTGGAGGCGGTGGGTTTTCGCACCGAAGCGGGCTTCGACGGGCTGGACGTGAAGGGCACGCTCTGGGGCGGCAACCTGTCGGTGCTGTGCTCGCTGCTGGGCACGCCGCACTGGCCGAAGGTGAAGGGCGGCGTGCTCTTCGTCGAGGATGTCAACGAACACCCCTACCGCGTCGAGCGCCAGCTGCTGCAGCTGCACCAGGCGGGCGTGCTCGCCGCGCAGAAGGCGATCGTGCTGGGCGACTTCGGCAACTGGAAGAAGTCGCCGCTGGACCGCGGCTACAACCTCAAGGCGATGGTGGCGCACCTGCGCTCGGTCTGTGACACGCCGATCCTGACCGGGTTGCCGTTTGGCCACGTGCCGACCAAGGTGACGCTGCCGGTGGGCGTGAAGATCGAGCTGGTGGTGCAGGGACGTGACGTCCTGATGCTCTGGGGCGACTGA
- the tadA gene encoding tRNA adenosine(34) deaminase TadA has translation MRLALDQALNAALVGEVPVGAVILRDGQVIATGYNRPITTHDPTAHAELVALRHAATLLENYRLPDCELFVTLEPCAMCAMALLHARFKRVVFGAYDPKTGAAGSVVDLFAQPQLNHHTALQGGVLADQCGDLLRAFFARRRAEQKAQRLLERQHGASVTVPALPSSAVQPPSDDAIPAGEASELTELNDLLVDDDLHLHPDCHHERP, from the coding sequence ATGCGCCTCGCCCTCGACCAGGCGCTCAATGCGGCCCTGGTCGGCGAGGTGCCGGTGGGTGCGGTGATCCTGCGCGACGGGCAGGTCATCGCCACCGGCTACAACCGCCCGATCACCACGCATGACCCCACCGCCCACGCCGAGCTGGTCGCGCTGCGCCACGCTGCCACGCTGCTGGAGAACTACCGCCTGCCCGACTGCGAGCTGTTCGTGACGCTGGAGCCCTGCGCGATGTGCGCGATGGCGCTGCTGCATGCGCGCTTCAAGCGGGTGGTGTTCGGCGCGTACGACCCGAAGACGGGTGCCGCCGGCTCGGTGGTCGATCTGTTCGCCCAGCCGCAGCTCAACCACCACACGGCGCTGCAGGGCGGCGTGCTGGCGGACCAGTGCGGCGACCTGCTGCGCGCCTTCTTCGCCCGGCGGCGCGCTGAGCAGAAAGCACAGCGGCTGCTGGAGCGCCAGCATGGCGCTTCTGTCACGGTGCCTGCGCTACCATCGTCCGCCGTTCAGCCGCCGTCCGACGATGCCATCCCGGCCGGCGAGGCGAGCGAGCTGACCGAGCTGAACGACCTCCTCGTCGACGACGACCTGCACCTGCACCCGGACTGCCACCATGAGCGACCTTGA
- a CDS encoding sensor domain-containing diguanylate cyclase: MAAAPPSTVHWIVRMNHRNRTVCFALLFAALGAHLLERPLGAPAWAALVLQFLIGPQLQYLWARRSARPVQAEFINMLIDSVGFGVWTAVLGFPLAVTLILPIGASFNLTAFRGLRGLGEAVVATGAGGLLGVVLQDLVWLPQAGVVATGLAVLVLHVFVALVALSAHDRSVRLHVARQQLRASEQALQQQLEQNQRLHAQLEDQAHRDPLTGLFNRRYLVETMERALAQSVQQRQALSLLLLDLDHFKQVNDTWGHQIGDEVLRAVAARLAAHVRAGDTVCRYGGEEFLVLLPGMLHAQAEERARHCCAELAQQPIQVGDLRLAMTWSIGVASHPLHGGSAQALIAAADRALYQAKHQGRNRVAMMPAHA, translated from the coding sequence ATGGCCGCTGCTCCCCCGTCCACCGTGCACTGGATCGTGCGGATGAACCACCGCAACCGCACGGTCTGCTTCGCACTCCTGTTCGCGGCACTGGGGGCGCATCTGCTGGAGCGACCGCTGGGCGCTCCAGCCTGGGCTGCGCTTGTCCTGCAATTCCTGATCGGCCCGCAACTGCAGTACCTGTGGGCGCGCCGCTCGGCACGGCCGGTGCAGGCCGAGTTCATCAACATGCTGATCGACAGCGTGGGCTTCGGGGTGTGGACGGCGGTGCTGGGCTTTCCGCTGGCAGTGACGCTGATCCTGCCGATTGGCGCGAGCTTCAATTTGACGGCGTTTCGAGGTCTGCGTGGCCTGGGCGAAGCCGTGGTTGCCACGGGTGCGGGGGGGCTGCTGGGGGTGGTGCTGCAGGATCTTGTGTGGTTGCCGCAGGCGGGTGTGGTGGCGACGGGGCTTGCCGTGCTGGTGCTGCACGTCTTCGTGGCACTGGTGGCGCTGAGCGCGCATGACCGTTCGGTCCGGCTGCACGTGGCGCGCCAGCAGCTGCGTGCCAGCGAACAGGCGCTGCAGCAGCAGTTGGAACAGAACCAGCGCCTGCACGCCCAGCTGGAGGACCAGGCCCACCGCGATCCGCTGACCGGGCTGTTCAACCGCCGCTATCTCGTGGAAACCATGGAGCGTGCGCTGGCGCAGTCGGTGCAGCAGAGACAGGCTCTGAGCCTGTTGCTGCTGGATCTGGATCACTTCAAGCAGGTCAATGACACTTGGGGCCACCAGATTGGCGACGAGGTGCTGCGTGCGGTCGCGGCCCGGCTGGCCGCCCATGTGCGGGCAGGTGACACCGTGTGCCGCTACGGTGGCGAGGAGTTTCTGGTGCTGCTGCCGGGCATGCTGCACGCGCAGGCCGAGGAACGCGCCCGGCATTGCTGCGCCGAGCTGGCGCAGCAGCCTATCCAGGTGGGTGACCTGCGGTTGGCCATGACCTGGTCGATCGGCGTGGCCAGCCATCCGCTGCACGGCGGCTCGGCACAGGCACTCATCGCTGCCGCGGACCGGGCGCTCTACCAGGCCAAGCACCAAGGGCGCAACCGCGTGGCTATGATGCCCGCCCATGCCTGA
- a CDS encoding DUF72 domain-containing protein, with amino-acid sequence MPRAPTNPAPLVPARTQAQDLLFSELDTTPPREPCVQPQAADEALQALAGQLSPLVHIGTSSWSFPGWRGLVWAGAHSEALLARDGLRAYAAHPLLRTVSIDRSFYRPMTAEQYALYAAQVPENFRFIVKAPALVTDAVLRAGDGRGVQANPAFLDPATATEAFVQPALDGLGRKIGALVFEIPPLPTGLRRDMPALFERLGRLLAALPSLTTAAPDGVIAVEVRDPDWLVPAFRDVLRAHGARYCLGLHPRLPPIDAQLPLLRALWPGPFVCRWSLNRRHGAQGYEAAKAGYAPFNRLVDPDPFTREALARIIRGTAAAGYPVYVSVNNKAEGCAPLSVIALARAVGARCGA; translated from the coding sequence ATGCCACGCGCTCCCACGAACCCTGCCCCCTTGGTACCGGCAAGGACACAAGCACAGGATCTGCTGTTTTCCGAGCTGGACACTACTCCGCCGCGCGAGCCGTGCGTGCAGCCGCAAGCCGCCGACGAGGCCCTGCAGGCACTGGCCGGGCAACTCTCGCCGCTCGTCCACATCGGCACCTCGTCCTGGAGCTTTCCCGGCTGGCGTGGACTGGTCTGGGCCGGTGCGCACAGCGAGGCCCTCCTCGCCCGGGACGGACTGCGCGCCTATGCCGCCCACCCGCTGTTGCGCACCGTCAGCATCGACCGCAGCTTCTACCGCCCGATGACCGCCGAGCAATACGCGCTCTACGCCGCCCAGGTGCCGGAGAACTTCCGCTTCATCGTCAAGGCGCCGGCGCTGGTCACGGACGCGGTGCTGCGCGCTGGCGACGGACGCGGGGTGCAGGCGAACCCGGCCTTCCTCGACCCGGCCACCGCCACCGAGGCGTTCGTGCAGCCCGCGCTCGACGGGCTCGGCCGGAAGATCGGTGCGCTGGTGTTCGAGATCCCGCCGCTGCCGACCGGGCTGCGGCGCGACATGCCCGCGCTGTTCGAGCGGCTGGGACGGCTGCTGGCCGCCCTGCCCTCGCTGACGACCGCCGCACCAGACGGGGTGATCGCGGTCGAGGTGCGCGATCCGGACTGGCTGGTGCCGGCGTTCCGGGATGTGCTGCGCGCGCACGGCGCCCGGTACTGCCTCGGCCTGCACCCGCGCCTGCCGCCGATCGACGCCCAGTTGCCGCTGCTGCGGGCACTGTGGCCGGGGCCGTTCGTGTGCCGCTGGAGCCTGAACCGACGGCATGGCGCACAGGGTTACGAAGCGGCAAAAGCGGGTTACGCGCCCTTCAACCGGCTGGTCGATCCCGACCCGTTCACCCGCGAGGCGCTGGCGCGCATCATCCGCGGCACCGCGGCGGCCGGGTACCCGGTCTATGTGAGCGTCAACAACAAGGCGGAGGGCTGCGCGCCGCTGTCGGTGATCGCACTGGCGCGGGCGGTTGGGGCAAGATGCGGGGCATGA
- a CDS encoding DUF1653 domain-containing protein yields MNDDLPDLPDTPLGRYRHYKGGEYDVIGAARDSETLAPLVVYRPRYNASGLWVRPHAMFFGDVEIDGQRVRRFAPVDSSA; encoded by the coding sequence ATGAACGACGACCTGCCTGACCTGCCCGACACCCCGCTCGGCCGCTACCGCCACTACAAGGGCGGCGAATACGACGTCATCGGCGCTGCCCGCGACAGCGAGACGCTGGCGCCGCTGGTGGTCTACCGGCCGCGCTACAACGCCAGCGGGCTGTGGGTGCGCCCGCATGCGATGTTCTTTGGCGACGTCGAGATCGACGGACAGCGCGTGCGCCGCTTCGCGCCGGTCGACAGCAGCGCGTGA
- a CDS encoding ATP-binding protein, with product MKLVGLSRQIALSMMAIAFGVTLLVVLTSYVFYFFAVRHWPELFEQPSLVPNGPEWIWIGTTTLTGLAFATVVGVHLARRILVPLNSVTDGIRRVAEGDLGARAIAGDRSLGEAAGLADDFNALATQLQRTTEEMAFWNAAIAHELRTPVTILRGRLQGLAEGVFTPDASQFRSLLNQVEGLTRLIEDLRAVSLAESGHLHLHVQDTALDAEVESVVDFCRQAHQTADQRLVLDLQAQSVVCDPVRIRQALLALLDNARRHAVPGEVLVQTRQENGWCMLRVEDMGPGIPPASASQVFRAFRRLPDDGERAADVGSGLGLAVVAAIARAHQGVASCQPSVKGGACFELRWPGTLASAKRAHDAPASWKPVAMR from the coding sequence ATGAAGCTCGTCGGCCTCAGCCGCCAGATTGCGCTGTCCATGATGGCGATCGCCTTTGGCGTCACCTTGCTGGTGGTGCTGACCTCCTACGTGTTCTATTTCTTTGCCGTCAGGCATTGGCCGGAGCTGTTCGAACAACCCAGCCTGGTGCCGAACGGGCCGGAGTGGATCTGGATCGGGACGACCACGCTGACGGGCCTGGCGTTCGCGACCGTGGTGGGTGTGCACCTGGCGCGCCGCATCCTGGTGCCGCTGAACTCGGTGACGGATGGCATTCGGCGCGTCGCCGAGGGCGACCTGGGCGCGCGTGCCATCGCGGGCGATCGCTCCCTGGGTGAAGCGGCGGGTCTGGCCGACGACTTCAACGCCCTCGCCACCCAGTTGCAGCGCACCACCGAGGAGATGGCGTTCTGGAACGCGGCCATCGCCCACGAACTGCGCACGCCCGTGACCATCCTGCGCGGACGCCTGCAAGGTCTGGCCGAGGGTGTGTTCACGCCCGATGCATCCCAGTTCCGCAGCCTGCTCAATCAAGTCGAGGGTCTGACCCGGCTGATCGAAGATCTGCGCGCCGTCAGCCTGGCCGAGAGCGGTCATCTGCATCTCCATGTCCAGGACACTGCCCTGGACGCGGAGGTCGAATCGGTGGTGGATTTCTGCCGGCAGGCCCATCAGACGGCGGATCAGCGCCTGGTCCTGGACCTCCAGGCCCAGTCGGTGGTGTGCGACCCGGTGCGCATCCGTCAGGCACTGCTCGCGTTGCTGGACAACGCCCGGCGCCACGCGGTGCCCGGCGAGGTGCTCGTCCAGACACGACAGGAAAACGGCTGGTGCATGCTGCGCGTGGAAGACATGGGGCCCGGGATCCCGCCAGCATCTGCGTCACAGGTGTTCAGGGCGTTCCGGCGGTTGCCAGACGACGGCGAAAGAGCCGCGGATGTCGGGAGCGGTCTGGGTCTGGCGGTGGTGGCTGCCATCGCCCGGGCGCACCAGGGCGTCGCCAGTTGTCAGCCCTCGGTCAAGGGGGGCGCCTGCTTCGAATTGCGCTGGCCCGGCACCCTGGCGTCTGCCAAACGGGCACACGATGCGCCGGCGTCCTGGAAACCTGTGGCGATGCGTTGA
- a CDS encoding response regulator, translating to MPTHPLSPGTTAALPALVLIAEDEPEIAEILQAYLGRAGLRTVRAADGRDALNLHLSLKPDLVLLDVQMPRVDGWKVLSEIRHRGETPVIMLTAMDQDIDKLMGLRLGADDYVVKPFNPAEVVARTQAVLRRSMADASRHVRVLRVPPFEIDLDQHEATVQVDGVAHGLALTLTEFNLLTHLARAPKRVFTRAELLAACLPESDSQERTVDSHISKLRKKLEDLGVQGIPVGIRGVGYRLLGQK from the coding sequence ATGCCCACCCATCCCCTGTCGCCCGGCACCACCGCCGCCCTCCCTGCACTGGTGCTGATCGCCGAAGACGAGCCTGAGATCGCGGAGATTCTTCAGGCCTATCTGGGACGCGCCGGCCTGCGCACGGTCCGGGCTGCCGACGGTCGTGACGCGCTGAACCTGCACTTGTCGCTCAAGCCGGATCTCGTGCTGCTCGACGTGCAGATGCCCAGGGTGGACGGCTGGAAGGTGCTGTCCGAGATCCGTCACCGCGGGGAGACCCCGGTCATCATGCTGACCGCGATGGACCAGGACATCGACAAGCTGATGGGGCTGCGCCTGGGGGCCGACGACTACGTGGTCAAGCCCTTCAACCCGGCCGAGGTTGTCGCCCGCACGCAGGCGGTGTTGCGTCGTTCCATGGCCGATGCCAGCCGTCACGTCCGTGTGCTGCGGGTGCCGCCTTTCGAGATCGATCTGGACCAGCACGAAGCCACCGTGCAAGTGGACGGGGTTGCCCACGGCCTGGCGTTGACCCTCACCGAGTTCAATCTGCTCACACACCTGGCACGCGCGCCCAAGAGGGTCTTCACACGTGCTGAACTCCTGGCGGCCTGTCTGCCCGAAAGCGATTCGCAGGAGCGCACGGTCGACAGCCACATCAGCAAGTTGCGCAAGAAGCTGGAAGACCTGGGCGTTCAGGGAATCCCCGTCGGCATTCGCGGGGTCGGCTACCGTCTGTTGGGGCAGAAATGA
- a CDS encoding efflux RND transporter periplasmic adaptor subunit, which yields MKIKPWCRCGSWHVLVLAALVGCGPAADPESSAPAPLVTVEAVAPGTLALSEDLPARVAPVRIAEIRPQVSGIVRRRLFEQGTPVRAGQALFEIDPAPFRAEEEAAAAALRRAEVALARSSTQAERLEPLVKADAISRQVHDDAVSQREQAAADVAQARAAWSRRRLDLQFATVTSPMAGRIDQALVTEGALVASGDGTPMARVQQIDQVYVDVRRPAASLDNLRQAMAAQPSRDSGLPVTVLCDDGSPCDVTGHILFSGINVDVDTGDVLLRVLVDNPKQRLLPGMFVRARVPLARFDAAITVPQQAVVRIAGKPHVWTVDPHAKARFSAVDLGELSAGRYRIRSGLVAGQKVVVAGMERLVEDAPVQVRGQPADQVPQASAR from the coding sequence ATGAAGATCAAACCATGGTGCCGCTGTGGCAGCTGGCATGTCCTGGTGCTGGCCGCACTGGTCGGCTGCGGCCCTGCCGCCGACCCTGAATCGAGCGCACCTGCGCCCCTGGTGACGGTCGAGGCCGTCGCGCCGGGCACGCTTGCGCTGAGCGAAGACCTGCCAGCGCGGGTGGCGCCTGTTCGCATCGCAGAGATCCGGCCCCAGGTCAGCGGCATCGTCCGGCGCCGGCTGTTCGAGCAGGGTACGCCTGTGCGCGCCGGCCAGGCCTTGTTCGAGATCGATCCCGCGCCTTTCCGCGCCGAGGAAGAAGCGGCCGCGGCCGCCTTGCGACGGGCCGAGGTGGCACTGGCGCGCTCCAGCACCCAGGCCGAACGGCTGGAGCCGCTGGTCAAGGCCGATGCGATCAGCCGACAGGTCCATGACGACGCGGTGTCACAGCGCGAGCAAGCGGCGGCCGACGTGGCGCAGGCACGCGCCGCCTGGTCGCGCCGCCGCCTGGACCTGCAGTTCGCGACAGTGACCTCGCCGATGGCCGGCCGCATCGACCAGGCCCTGGTGACCGAGGGTGCGCTGGTGGCCAGCGGCGACGGAACGCCGATGGCGCGCGTGCAGCAGATCGACCAGGTGTACGTGGACGTGCGCCGTCCGGCAGCGTCGCTGGACAACCTGCGCCAGGCCATGGCGGCGCAACCGTCGCGCGACAGCGGCCTGCCGGTCACCGTTCTGTGCGACGACGGATCGCCTTGTGATGTCACGGGACACATCCTCTTTTCCGGCATCAACGTGGATGTCGACACGGGCGACGTCTTGCTGCGCGTGCTGGTGGACAACCCGAAGCAGCGCCTGCTGCCCGGCATGTTCGTGCGTGCCCGCGTGCCCCTTGCCCGTTTTGACGCCGCGATCACGGTGCCTCAGCAGGCCGTGGTGCGCATCGCCGGCAAGCCGCATGTCTGGACCGTGGACCCCCATGCGAAGGCGCGGTTCTCCGCCGTCGATCTGGGCGAACTGAGCGCAGGCCGCTACCGCATCCGGTCGGGTCTGGTGGCCGGGCAGAAGGTCGTGGTCGCGGGGATGGAGCGCCTCGTCGAAGACGCTCCGGTGCAAGTGCGTGGGCAGCCAGCAGACCAGGTGCCGCAGGCATCCGCCCGCTGA